A single Nitrospirota bacterium DNA region contains:
- a CDS encoding nucleotidyltransferase domain-containing protein, with protein sequence MTTLERNILDTFKALLLKRLSLYKMILFGSRARGDAAQYSDMDVLVILDRVSGGQDYEYVSDCAWEAGFEHGTVVVPVVFTREEWEDSPERYSLLAQAVKEEGVLI encoded by the coding sequence ATGACTACTCTCGAAAGAAACATCCTCGACACCTTCAAGGCATTACTGTTAAAACGCCTTTCACTTTATAAGATGATTCTCTTCGGCTCAAGGGCAAGAGGTGACGCTGCTCAATATTCCGACATGGATGTGTTGGTCATTCTGGATAGGGTCTCCGGCGGGCAGGATTATGAGTATGTCAGCGACTGCGCATGGGAAGCCGGTTTTGAGCATGGGACTGTAGTAGTCCCGGTTGTCTTCACGCGGGAGGAATGGGAGGACAGCCCTGAACGTTATTCCCTTCTTGCTCAGGCAGTTAAAGAAGAGGGGGTGCTTATTTGA